The following are encoded together in the Perca fluviatilis chromosome 23, GENO_Pfluv_1.0, whole genome shotgun sequence genome:
- the LOC120553762 gene encoding troponin I, slow skeletal muscle-like encodes MNPKGDKPKSKITASRKLSLKMLLLTRACEDLERERQEREEEKVRYLGDKLPPLQLSGLSLEELQKMCKQLHSQIDVVDEERYDCESKVGKHNKDIHELKLKIQDLGGKFKKPALRKVRVSADEMMRALLGSKHKGSMDLRANLKSVKKEDGKQDKVLTSEDWRKNVEAMSGMEGRKKMFDTAGGAQ; translated from the exons CCGAAGTCGAAAATTACAGCTTCTCGCAAGCTCTCTCTCAAG ATGCTGCTCCTCACAAGAGCCTGTGAGGATTTGGAGAGGGAGAGGcaagaaagggaggaggagaaagtgCGCTATCTAGGAGACAAGTTGCCCCCTTTGCAACTGTCTGGATTATCACTGGAGGAACTACAA AAAATGTGCAAGCAGCTTCATTCACAAATTGATGTTGTGGACGAGGAGAGATATGACTGTGAATCCAAAGTGGGCAAACACAACAAAGAT ATCCATGAGCTGAAGCTGAAGATACAGGACCTTGGAGGAAAGTTCAAAAAGCCTGCCCTGAGGAAGGTGAGGGTGTCGGCAGATGAGATGATGAGAGCTCTCCTGGGATCCAAACACAAGGGCTCGATGGACCTCAGAGCCAACCTTAAATCCGTGAAGAAGGAGGATGGTAAACAGGACAAG GTGCTCACAAGTGAAGACTGGCGTAAGAACGTGGAGGCCATGTCAGGCATGGAGGGCCGCAAGAAGATGTTCGATACAGCCGGCGGAGCACAGTGA